GGCAGGACAAAGTTCTAATAGCCAAGGAATGAGCCTGGCTGGCCCTCGCAGGTCAGATTCACCTCCTTCTAAATCAGCGAAAGCCCATCACTGTCCCCCCTTCTCTCCAAGGCTGGAGGGCCCAGCTCAGACCTCTGCAAGAACCACTCCTTCCTCTGAAATGTCACCTGGGCTTGACTTCACTTCAAGTCCTGCCATCTCATGCTAGGCTAGCATAATTCTGAGCCCCTATCTCAACTGTCCTTCTTTTCTGCAATCATCTCACTTTCAATCCCACTGTCACATAAGTCatgctgaaaaaaaatcttaggctACCTTTGTGCTCAGCAACACTTCCCTTTCACTTTAGTCAGAAGGAAACCCATTCTACCTAATCCACTCTAAGTCCCAGAAACGCAGACGGTGACTCACACAGATGCCCggctcttcttcctcttcccatgGGGGCTTCCCGATAGCCCTGTCTTGTGGTGCTTGGGATGggacccaggtccttgcacacgCTAGGCAGGTGCCCTACCCCCAAGGCTGAGCCTACCTACCTCTACTATGTCTCAAACAGGCTAAATAGAAGTCTGGCCTTATTTGTCCACTGAGATCCCAGCCCTAGACTTGGGAGACAAGGAGGTGGCAAGCAGGATCCATCACCCATCCCCAGCAGATGGCACCACCAGCAGCACCTCTTCCCCAGCTTCAAAGACAAAGGACACTTAAGGCTTTTTAAACACTTTAATGTAGTCCAAATCGGCCTGTCTGATTCATTTCAGTTCCTTCACTGCCAAACCTAGAGGGAAGGACAAACCAAATCAAGTCATTTTTGTGTTACTGCCGTCCTGATTTTGTACTCCACCTAGGAGCTCATAAAGAAGGTTTGGGTTAAAATCAAGCTAGTATTTGATAAAAACATCCCACTCAAGACTTGGTCCATTAGATTTAACTGATTGTTCTCCCTGCAAAGTGGGCGTCAGTACAACAGCCAGTGTGGAGGGCTGTGAGGAGCGAGCCGTGCACTTCCTTTACCCAAGGACACCACTCCAGCACTGGGTCTAACTGCAGATCGCGACTCCTCCCGGCACTACCAGCAGCAAGCCCAGACACCCAAACCACACAAGGGCAAGCCAAGACCCCCCACACTGTGGGCGGCCTAACTCACCTGGGGGCAGGGACTGCTTCAGCTTCTCTGCCTTCTCCTTGTCTGTGATGACCAAGGTGTAAAGGTACCTGCTGCATCGAACTTTAAACTTCACATTATCCTTGTTTTTCTTGATCTTGACAGCTACCAAGCAAAGCAGAATTTGTCATTAAATCATGTCACAGAAAACAGATGCCTCACCGTTGTTCAACACTTACAAGCCTGGGCCTCTCTCAATTTTAACTCATTGGTTTATATCTACTTTATCATTActtgaaaaaacaacaacaaaaaaaaccatacCAACTCTCTGCAGGCATTAACATGCAGCTTCTCCTTCAGGACATCCCAGCCCACTCATTTCCTAAAATATATGTGGTCCCTGTTTTCTGGGTTCTTTGTTGCTTCTAAATTCTTGGGGATCACAGATTAGACAAGAGCCTCAACTGCACCTCAAATTCAAAGGGGCAGAGTCTGGTTAGGTAGAGTCTATGTTAGGTCAACACATTTCCATCCATCTGGCTGCTGGAAGAAAACAGCTTCCCAGGAGAAAGTTAGCCATTTCATGCACTTGTCAAATCCCTTGTTCCAGCCTCCTTAAAAACCACTCACACACTTCCAACAACTCAGTTACAAAAGCAGTGAAGTGCCTATTGCTTCAACCCAAGTACCCTACCAGACAAAAGCACACAGCACTTGGCCTCACAGAAGTAGCACAAGATTAACTTGCACTCCTACGACTCATTTTCTGCCAATAATTGCTAAAGGGGCCCCTCAAGGAAGCAGAAGCACCATGGCTCAGAGCCTGCCTGAGGCACTGGTTGGTTGCTTTGGCTCATCCTTGTAATAAAGCCAGATGCCTAGATGCTCATCCAAGTGCGCGATCCTATTTCAGCATGCCCACATGAAGTACCCTGCAGCAGCTTCACTCCTGAAACCCAAGCGGAACaccatttctttttacttattaatttatttgttgggctggggatgtggctcaagcggtagcgcgctcgcctggcatgcgtgcagcccgggttcgatcctcagcaccacataccaacaaagatgttgtgtccgccgagaactaaaaactaaatattaaaaattctttctctctctcctctctctttaaaaaaaaaaaaatttatttgttaattatttttggttctggggactgaacccagaggtacttaactactgagtcacatcccccagTCTcgtgacagggtcttgccaagttgcttaggctggcctccaactcccaatccttctaccttagcctcccaaactgctgggaatacaggcacaAACCACCAAGGTTAGCTGAGCACCACTGAAGACACATGATctcttaaaaatgttattttagcaTTACCACACTAAACAACTGAtgcagcaattccacttctgggtacatatccaaaagatataaaaacacagaagaaatatTCGCAcacatgttcacagcagcattgttCACTACAGCCAAAATGTGCCAGCAAAGCAAAGCCCAGCAACAGATGAGCAGGAATGAAGACGTGATATGTGCACATAGTAGGAAATTTAGCCTTGAAACAGGA
This window of the Ictidomys tridecemlineatus isolate mIctTri1 chromosome 3, mIctTri1.hap1, whole genome shotgun sequence genome carries:
- the Rpl38 gene encoding large ribosomal subunit protein eL38 encodes the protein MPRKIEEIKDFLLTARRKDAKSVKIKKNKDNVKFKVRCSRYLYTLVITDKEKAEKLKQSLPPGLAVKELK